A stretch of Lactuca sativa cultivar Salinas chromosome 6, Lsat_Salinas_v11, whole genome shotgun sequence DNA encodes these proteins:
- the LOC111901977 gene encoding uncharacterized protein LOC111901977: protein MDRSEEDMKSVGFFGIFKQSFKTIFSWKKIFAQITLTLILPLTIVFLAEMEISHHVFLNIETNSFLQFEPNDYDGNRTSAMDWLYYLLFKIAFIILLTVFSLLSTAAVVFTIASIYTDRETLFRNAMKVVQKVWKRLLVTFVFIYIALFIYDVIGSVVIAIFRSFLRNKSTLSLILLLIFLIVYIIVFLYLSVVCQLASVITVLENTQGFKAMKKGKQLANGKKKVGMGIAFVLYAFLVGLLVVYELFVEYGRGVFELAMVWRVMIGILCGLLLLMLFLLFIVTQTVLYLVCKSHHREVIDKLSLSTVLGGHMGETVVNPTVGGEEIQLGRPQLQQQV, encoded by the coding sequence ATGGATCGAAGCGAAGAAGATATGAAATCCGTTGGCTTCTTCGGAATCTTCAAACAATCATTCAAAACCATCTTCTCATGGAAGAAAATCTTCGCACAAATCACTCTCACCTTAATCCTACCTCTCACAATCGTGTTTTTAGCTGAGATGGAAATCTCCCACCATGTATTCTTGAATATCGAGACCAATTCTTTCCTGCAATTTGAACCTAATGACTACGATGGAAACCGAACAAGCGCCATGGATTGGCTCTACTACTTGCTATTCAAAATCGCCTTCATCATCCTCCTCACTGTCTTCTCCCTCCTCTCCACCGCCGCCGTCGTCTTCACCATCGCCTCCATCTACACCGACCGAGAAACTCTTTTCCGAAATGCCATGAAAGTCGTTCAGAAGGTCTGGAAACGACTCTTAGTCACTTTCGTATTCATATACATTGCGCTCTTCATCTACGACGTAATCGGGTCGGTGGTTATAGCGATCTTCAGATCTTTCTTGCGCAACAAATCAACATTGAGTTTAATTCTTTTGCTTATCTTCCTCATCGTATACATTATTGTTTTCTTATACCTGAGCGTTGTTTGTCAACTGGCTAGCGTCATTACTGTTCTTGAAAACACTCAAGGATTTAAAGCCATGAAGAAAGGTAAGCAACTCGCGAATGGGAAGAAGAAAGTGGGAATGGGAATTGCATTCGTTTTGTACGCATTTTTGGTGGGATTATTAGTTGTGTATGAGTTGTTCGTGGAATATGGTCGAGGTGTTTTCGAATTAGCGATGGTTTGGAGGGTGATGATCGGAATATTATGTGGGCTTTTGCTTTTGATGTTGTTCTTGCTCTTCATCGTGACCCAAACGGTGCTTTATCTGGTCTGCAAATCGCATCATCGGGAAGTGATTGATAAGCTTAGTTTGTCGACGGTTTTAGGAGGTCACATGGGGGAGACGGTGGTGAATCCCACCGTCGGCGGCGAGGAAATCCAGCTTGGAAGACCTCAACTACAACAACAGGTTTGA